The following are encoded in a window of Arthrobacter sp. OAP107 genomic DNA:
- a CDS encoding DUF3662 and FHA domain-containing protein, giving the protein MGLLDKVERGIEKAVRGVFSTGSKAQVEPVEIASRLRREVDHKAITIAAGRTLVPNVFDVLLSDEDFQRAQEWGTPLAEELCDVVINHVRSQGYILQGPVRISFRRDESHRAGDFEITSKTEKSSGSAPAAPRANVPAAPSRQPVRLQPVLDIDGQRYSLNAPSVVLGRSSEADILVDDTGVSRRHLEIQTHSGTTTAVDLGSTNGSYVNGHKVAGSMELTDGSTITMGRTKIIFRLLPANNGGRP; this is encoded by the coding sequence ATGGGTTTGCTGGACAAGGTCGAGCGCGGCATCGAAAAGGCCGTCCGCGGCGTCTTCTCCACCGGCTCCAAAGCCCAGGTTGAGCCCGTGGAAATCGCGAGCCGCCTCCGTCGCGAAGTGGACCACAAGGCCATCACGATCGCTGCGGGCCGCACCTTGGTACCGAACGTCTTCGACGTTCTCCTGAGTGACGAGGATTTCCAGCGCGCCCAGGAATGGGGGACGCCGCTGGCAGAGGAACTCTGCGACGTCGTCATCAACCACGTCCGCAGCCAGGGCTACATCCTCCAGGGCCCGGTCCGCATCTCGTTCCGGCGGGACGAATCCCACCGGGCCGGTGACTTCGAGATCACCTCAAAGACCGAGAAGTCCTCCGGTTCCGCACCGGCCGCCCCTCGGGCCAACGTGCCGGCAGCGCCAAGCCGCCAGCCGGTCCGGCTGCAGCCTGTCCTGGACATCGATGGCCAACGGTATTCACTCAATGCCCCCTCAGTCGTCCTGGGCCGTTCATCAGAGGCTGACATCCTGGTGGACGACACCGGAGTCTCCCGCCGGCACCTGGAAATCCAGACGCACAGCGGAACCACCACCGCCGTCGACCTTGGCTCCACCAACGGCAGCTACGTCAACGGACACAAAGTGGCCGGCAGCATGGAGCTCACCGACGGCTCCACCATCACGATGGGACGGACCAAAATCATCTTCCGCCTCCTGCCCGCCAACAATGGCGGCCGCCCATGA
- a CDS encoding FHA domain-containing protein, translated as MSELTITALRFGFLLLLWVLIFSIVSAMRRDLMIGRKAATGAPTARQVRKNPELAEPAPAPVKQQARQLVVTEGPLKGRSVPLAASPILLGRAQEATLVLEDDYASGRHARLFPQGSRWFIEDLGSTNGTYLADQQLTRALPVDLGVPVRIGKTVIELRP; from the coding sequence ATGAGCGAACTGACCATCACGGCCCTGCGCTTCGGTTTCCTGCTTCTACTCTGGGTCCTCATCTTCAGCATCGTTTCCGCCATGCGGCGGGACCTCATGATCGGCCGCAAGGCGGCCACCGGGGCCCCCACGGCACGCCAGGTGCGGAAGAATCCCGAACTCGCCGAACCGGCTCCCGCGCCGGTCAAGCAGCAGGCCCGCCAGTTGGTGGTCACCGAAGGCCCGCTCAAGGGCCGTTCTGTCCCGTTGGCTGCCAGCCCCATCCTGCTCGGCCGCGCACAGGAGGCCACGCTTGTCCTTGAGGATGATTACGCTTCCGGCAGGCACGCACGGCTCTTTCCACAGGGAAGCCGCTGGTTCATCGAGGACCTCGGCTCCACCAACGGCACCTACCTGGCCGACCAGCAGCTCACCAGGGCCCTGCCTGTGGACCTTGGTGTACCCGTGAGAATCGGCAAGACGGTCATTGAATTGAGGCCGTAG
- a CDS encoding PP2C family serine/threonine-protein phosphatase → MAAPDMPAGEVPASPRPLILRYAARSDVGRVRAKNDDSAYVGRHLAVVADGMGGHAGGDVASAATVLDMIHLDTDDYDDDAGTVLADEIQTANSLLSELVHINPKLAGMGTTVTALLLAEGKLHFAHIGDSRAYRLRNGEFEQISVDHTFVQRLIDEGRLRPEEAETHPHKNVLMRVLGDVDASPELDLATIDVQPGERWLLCSDGLNYVAGHAVERTVRETPDLRECVETLVDLTLEAGAPDNVTVVMVEIVEETPDDVSTAAVDIVPDAGEPDAITGTKAAAADEPAAAPPAGPAAAAPGAVPADAKPDSAPPATPAPAAPAPAAAEPASAGEGAAAEGAETPSNEPATSTDPHLGEHLSAEVLREELSSRPHILVGAAVAAAETGSIPTIAGRTVARRAATVLTHKSDQAREEGDEFAPARRPRRWLTLGIAGAAILVLAVGLWLGYAWTQTRYYIGEFDQRVAIFNGVSQRLGPIQLSTLEAVTDIRMDSLPQFSQQRVRQTVPARDLYDAQRIVKNLERTGSTAPSDECLTPSPTATPSATAKATGTATAKATGTATAKATATPKPTSTASPKATSAAKPTASPTATAGAGAVPTPTATCEGGQ, encoded by the coding sequence ATGGCCGCTCCGGACATGCCGGCGGGCGAGGTTCCAGCCTCGCCCCGGCCCCTCATCCTGCGCTATGCGGCGCGCTCTGACGTCGGCCGCGTCCGCGCGAAGAACGACGACTCCGCCTACGTGGGCCGGCACCTGGCCGTCGTGGCGGACGGCATGGGCGGCCACGCCGGCGGCGATGTTGCTTCCGCCGCCACTGTCCTGGACATGATCCATCTGGACACCGACGACTATGACGACGACGCCGGCACCGTGCTGGCCGACGAGATCCAGACCGCCAACTCGCTGCTCTCGGAACTCGTCCATATCAATCCCAAGCTGGCGGGCATGGGCACCACCGTGACTGCCCTGCTGCTGGCCGAGGGCAAGCTGCATTTTGCCCACATTGGTGATTCCCGCGCCTACCGCCTGCGCAACGGTGAGTTCGAGCAGATCAGCGTGGACCACACATTCGTCCAGCGCCTCATCGACGAGGGGCGGCTGCGCCCCGAAGAAGCGGAAACCCATCCGCACAAGAACGTCCTGATGCGCGTTCTCGGTGACGTCGATGCCAGCCCCGAACTGGACCTCGCCACGATCGATGTGCAGCCCGGAGAGCGGTGGCTGCTCTGCTCCGACGGCCTGAACTACGTGGCCGGCCACGCCGTGGAGCGCACCGTGCGGGAAACCCCGGACCTCCGCGAATGCGTCGAGACCCTCGTCGACCTCACCCTGGAGGCGGGCGCTCCGGACAACGTGACCGTTGTCATGGTGGAAATCGTGGAGGAAACGCCCGACGACGTCAGTACCGCCGCCGTCGACATCGTGCCTGACGCCGGAGAACCGGATGCCATTACCGGGACGAAGGCTGCGGCCGCCGATGAACCTGCCGCCGCTCCTCCTGCCGGGCCCGCCGCGGCGGCACCGGGTGCCGTGCCAGCGGACGCGAAGCCGGACTCCGCACCACCTGCCACCCCGGCTCCTGCCGCCCCTGCTCCTGCTGCAGCCGAACCAGCCAGCGCAGGCGAGGGCGCCGCAGCCGAAGGTGCAGAGACGCCGTCCAACGAGCCGGCCACCAGCACCGACCCGCACCTGGGTGAGCATCTTTCGGCCGAGGTGCTGCGCGAGGAGCTTTCCTCGCGGCCGCACATACTCGTCGGCGCAGCCGTTGCTGCTGCCGAAACCGGTTCCATCCCCACCATCGCCGGCCGCACCGTCGCGCGCCGCGCGGCCACGGTCCTGACGCACAAGTCGGACCAGGCCCGCGAGGAGGGTGACGAGTTCGCGCCAGCCAGGCGTCCGCGCCGCTGGCTCACCCTGGGAATCGCGGGCGCCGCAATCCTGGTCCTCGCCGTCGGCCTTTGGCTCGGTTACGCCTGGACCCAGACGCGGTACTACATCGGCGAGTTCGACCAGCGGGTGGCCATCTTCAACGGGGTATCCCAGCGCCTCGGACCCATACAGCTTTCCACCCTGGAAGCGGTCACGGACATCAGGATGGACTCGCTGCCACAGTTCTCGCAGCAGCGCGTCCGCCAGACGGTCCCCGCGCGCGACCTCTATGATGCCCAGCGGATCGTCAAGAACCTGGAGCGCACGGGAAGCACCGCGCCGTCAGATGAGTGCCTGACGCCATCGCCCACGGCAACACCTTCGGCCACGGCGAAGGCCACGGGTACCGCGACGGCCAAGGCCACGGGTACCGCGACGGCCAAGGCCACCGCCACCCCGAAGCCGACATCCACGGCATCCCCGAAGGCGACCTCAGCCGCCAAACCGACTGCCTCGCCGACCGCAACAGCCGGAGCTGGAGCCGTACCCACCCCAACCGCAACCTGTGAGGGGGGCCAATGA